From a region of the Bradyrhizobium diazoefficiens genome:
- a CDS encoding MAPEG family protein → MAAYSLSVVGVLVLCLLSVLLAIHSGSSKGRAGVLSGPVLPADDDNLLYRIDRVHMNAVEALAPFVVPTILAMMVGVRPVTLAALVWVYVAIRLIHVVVYLRGGKAAKGGSIRTVLYVSGALVTIILIGATTVAAIH, encoded by the coding sequence ATGGCAGCCTACTCGCTTAGTGTGGTCGGAGTGCTTGTCCTCTGCCTCCTGTCCGTTTTGCTGGCGATTCATTCAGGATCATCCAAAGGCAGGGCGGGCGTCCTCTCCGGACCAGTCTTGCCGGCCGATGACGACAACTTGCTGTACCGGATTGATCGCGTCCACATGAACGCGGTGGAGGCGCTGGCGCCTTTTGTCGTCCCGACAATTTTGGCCATGATGGTGGGGGTCAGACCCGTTACGCTTGCCGCGCTCGTATGGGTCTATGTCGCAATTCGTCTGATCCACGTTGTGGTCTATTTGCGCGGCGGCAAAGCGGCCAAAGGCGGCAGCATCAGAACCGTCCTCTATGTTTCAGGGGCACTCGTGACCATCATTCTCATTGGCGCGACTACCGTCGCAGCTATCCACTAA
- a CDS encoding acyl-CoA synthetase codes for MSETSHFLGIVSGDRRRSHAEVAGRTDRIAGGLARIGVRQGDCVCMLMRNDIAFLEAAYAAMRLGAYGVPINWHFKPEEINYMLEDSGTSVLIAHADMLHALRDAIPDGVTVLSVPTPPEILSSYKIDPDYLTTPSFAIDFESWLAQQQPYDGPVVPQPMNMIYTSGTTGHPKGVRRNAPTPEQQAAGERMRAMIYGLKPGARAILPGPLYHSAPNSFGIRAGKLGGALVLMPRFEAEEFLELIERYKIDTIFMVPTMFIRLMKLPEAVRKRYDVSSLRHVIHAAAPCPADVKRAMIEWWGPVIYEFYGSTESSAVTFATSEDALRKPGTVGRISPGAELRFLGEDGRVLPAGEIGEIYSRIAGMADFTYHNKPEKRAEIDRDGFITSGDVGYIDEDGYVFICDRKRDMVISGGVNIYPAEIESVLHAVPGVHDCAVFGIPDAEFGEALMAVVEPQAGVTLEAGDVRARLKASLADYKVPKHIEIRSGLPREDSGKIFKRRLRDPYWERVGRKI; via the coding sequence ATGAGCGAAACGTCCCACTTCCTCGGCATCGTCTCCGGCGACCGCCGTCGCAGCCACGCCGAAGTCGCTGGCCGCACTGACCGCATCGCAGGCGGCCTCGCCAGGATCGGCGTCCGTCAAGGCGATTGCGTCTGCATGTTGATGCGCAACGACATCGCCTTCCTGGAAGCCGCCTATGCCGCGATGCGGCTGGGCGCCTATGGCGTGCCGATCAACTGGCACTTCAAGCCGGAAGAGATCAATTACATGCTTGAGGATTCCGGCACGTCCGTGCTGATTGCGCATGCCGACATGCTGCACGCCTTGCGCGATGCGATTCCGGACGGCGTCACCGTGCTCAGCGTGCCGACGCCGCCGGAGATCCTGTCCAGCTACAAGATCGATCCGGACTATCTGACGACCCCTAGCTTCGCGATCGATTTCGAATCCTGGCTCGCACAGCAGCAGCCCTATGACGGCCCGGTCGTGCCGCAGCCGATGAACATGATCTACACGTCGGGCACCACAGGCCATCCCAAGGGCGTGCGGCGCAACGCGCCGACGCCGGAGCAGCAGGCGGCCGGCGAGCGCATGCGCGCGATGATCTACGGGCTCAAGCCCGGCGCCCGCGCGATCCTGCCGGGCCCGCTCTATCATTCGGCGCCGAACTCGTTCGGCATTCGCGCGGGCAAGCTCGGCGGCGCGTTGGTGCTGATGCCGCGTTTCGAGGCCGAAGAGTTCCTGGAGCTGATCGAGCGCTACAAAATCGACACCATCTTCATGGTGCCGACCATGTTCATCCGCCTGATGAAGCTGCCCGAGGCGGTCCGCAAGCGGTACGACGTTTCCTCGCTGCGCCACGTCATTCACGCCGCGGCGCCGTGTCCGGCCGACGTCAAGCGCGCCATGATCGAATGGTGGGGACCGGTGATCTACGAATTCTACGGCTCGACCGAATCAAGCGCCGTCACCTTCGCGACGTCGGAGGACGCGCTGAGAAAGCCGGGCACCGTCGGCAGGATTTCGCCCGGCGCCGAGCTGCGCTTCCTCGGCGAGGACGGCCGCGTGCTGCCGGCCGGCGAGATCGGCGAGATCTATTCGCGCATCGCCGGGATGGCCGATTTCACCTATCACAACAAGCCGGAGAAGCGCGCCGAGATCGACCGCGACGGTTTCATCACCTCGGGCGATGTCGGGTACATCGACGAGGACGGCTACGTCTTCATCTGCGACCGCAAGCGCGACATGGTGATATCAGGCGGCGTCAACATCTACCCGGCCGAGATCGAGTCCGTGCTGCACGCCGTGCCCGGCGTCCATGATTGCGCCGTGTTCGGAATCCCCGACGCCGAGTTCGGCGAGGCATTGATGGCCGTGGTCGAGCCGCAGGCCGGCGTCACGCTCGAGGCCGGCGACGTCCGCGCAAGGCTGAAGGCTTCGCTCGCCGATTACAAGGTGCCCAAGCATATCGAGATCCGCAGCGGCCTGCCGCGCGAAGACTCAGGAAAAATCTTCAAGCGCCGCCTGCGCGATCCCTATTGGGAGCGGGTGGGACGGAAGATCTGA
- a CDS encoding SRPBCC family protein, whose protein sequence is MSRRISAAPIKQSIVVEAPIERAFKVFTEDFGSFKPREHNLLSVPIAETVFEPRVGGHVYDRGVDGSECRWARVLAFEPPTRVLLSWDISPRWQIETDPDKTSEWEVRFIAETPGRTRLELEHRHLERHGQGWEGVRDGVEGDQGWPLYLKRFAERIAREA, encoded by the coding sequence ATGAGCAGACGTATATCGGCCGCCCCCATCAAGCAATCGATCGTGGTCGAGGCGCCTATCGAGCGCGCGTTCAAGGTCTTCACTGAAGACTTCGGAAGCTTCAAGCCACGCGAACACAATCTGCTCTCCGTCCCCATCGCGGAAACGGTATTCGAGCCTCGGGTGGGCGGTCACGTTTATGATCGCGGCGTCGACGGTAGCGAATGCCGCTGGGCGCGTGTGTTGGCCTTTGAGCCACCGACTCGCGTGCTCCTCAGCTGGGACATCAGCCCGCGCTGGCAAATCGAAACCGATCCCGACAAGACCAGCGAATGGGAGGTGCGGTTCATCGCCGAGACGCCAGGCCGGACTCGGTTAGAGCTTGAGCACCGTCACCTCGAACGTCATGGCCAAGGTTGGGAAGGCGTGCGCGACGGCGTCGAGGGCGATCAGGGTTGGCCGCTCTATCTGAAACGGTTCGCCGAACGGATTGCCCGCGAGGCGTGA
- a CDS encoding YccF domain-containing protein, with protein sequence MAPVSILLNILWILIGGAWMAFGWLIAAIIMAVTIIGLPWARAAFNIAVYTLLPFGSKAVSRYEVTGTSDIGTGPLGVIGNIIWFVLAGWWLALGHVLTALVLAVTIIGIPFAWAHLKLAGIALWPIGKVIVPA encoded by the coding sequence ATGGCTCCCGTATCCATTCTCCTCAATATCCTCTGGATCCTGATCGGCGGCGCCTGGATGGCGTTCGGCTGGCTGATTGCCGCGATCATCATGGCCGTCACCATTATCGGCCTGCCCTGGGCGCGGGCGGCGTTCAACATCGCCGTCTACACGCTGCTGCCGTTCGGCTCGAAGGCGGTCAGCCGCTACGAGGTCACCGGCACGAGCGATATCGGCACCGGCCCGCTCGGGGTGATCGGCAACATCATCTGGTTCGTGCTCGCCGGCTGGTGGCTGGCGCTCGGCCATGTCCTCACCGCGCTGGTGCTCGCCGTGACCATCATCGGCATCCCCTTCGCCTGGGCCCATCTGAAGCTCGCGGGGATCGCGCTCTGGCCGATCGGCAAGGTGATCGTGCCGGCTTAG
- a CDS encoding metalloregulator ArsR/SmtB family transcription factor gives MAKDSKQLAALGDPTRRRIFELVGARPRTVAEITRELTVSQSAVSQHLKVLRESRLVRAEPKGASNVYHIDPAGLGQMRAWLDRFWSNTLAAYKAAVEKSREDQR, from the coding sequence ATGGCAAAAGATAGCAAGCAACTGGCCGCTCTAGGAGATCCGACTCGGAGACGAATATTCGAGCTGGTGGGGGCGCGGCCGCGCACTGTTGCTGAAATCACTCGGGAGCTAACGGTTTCCCAGTCAGCCGTCTCCCAGCATCTCAAGGTGCTGCGCGAATCTCGTTTGGTTCGCGCTGAGCCGAAGGGGGCCAGCAACGTTTATCACATCGATCCGGCGGGGCTCGGCCAGATGCGCGCCTGGCTCGACCGGTTCTGGAGCAACACGCTGGCGGCCTACAAGGCCGCCGTCGAAAAATCACGGGAGGATCAGCGATGA